One Kribbella sp. NBC_00662 genomic region harbors:
- a CDS encoding proline dehydrogenase family protein produces the protein MLRRVLLGMSRSPQIKKAVSSLPVSSGIVARFVAGETAPEAVLATEKLVSSGLNVTLDHLGEDVTDLAAAQATADAYLDLLKKLAAAGLTKNAEVSVKLSAVGQALPGDGEKIALENARTICLAARNAGTTVTLDMEDHTTTDSTLGILRELRQDFPETGAVLQAYLRRTEADCRDLAHAGSRVRLCKGAYKEPESVAFQEKRQVDKAYVRAMKVLMNGAGYPMIASHDPRLIAIAGALADRANRRPGSYEYQMLFGIRPEEQLRLAGLGHTMRVYIPYGEDWYGYLVRRLAERPANLQFFARSLISKK, from the coding sequence GTGCTTCGGCGAGTCCTGCTGGGCATGTCCCGCAGCCCCCAGATCAAGAAAGCGGTGTCGTCGCTCCCGGTGTCCAGTGGCATCGTGGCGCGGTTTGTCGCCGGCGAGACCGCTCCGGAGGCCGTGCTGGCCACCGAGAAGCTGGTCAGCAGCGGGCTGAACGTCACCCTCGACCATCTCGGCGAGGACGTCACCGACCTGGCCGCCGCGCAGGCCACTGCCGACGCGTACCTCGACCTGCTGAAGAAGCTCGCCGCCGCCGGCCTGACCAAGAACGCCGAGGTCTCGGTCAAGCTCTCCGCGGTCGGCCAGGCCCTCCCGGGCGACGGCGAGAAGATCGCACTCGAGAACGCCCGGACCATCTGCCTCGCGGCCCGCAACGCCGGTACGACGGTGACCCTCGACATGGAGGACCACACCACCACCGACTCCACGCTGGGCATCCTGCGCGAGCTGCGCCAGGACTTCCCCGAGACCGGAGCGGTCCTCCAGGCGTACCTCCGCCGTACCGAGGCCGACTGCCGCGACCTCGCGCACGCGGGCTCCCGCGTCCGCCTCTGCAAGGGTGCGTACAAGGAGCCCGAGTCGGTCGCGTTCCAGGAGAAGCGCCAGGTCGACAAGGCGTACGTCCGGGCGATGAAGGTCCTGATGAACGGCGCCGGCTACCCGATGATCGCCTCGCACGACCCGCGGCTGATCGCGATCGCCGGTGCCCTCGCGGACCGCGCGAACCGCCGGCCGGGCAGCTACGAGTACCAGATGCTCTTCGGCATCCGCCCCGAGGAGCAGCTCCGCCTCGCCGGCCTCGGCCACACCATGCGCGTCTACATCCCGTACGGCGAGGACTGGTACGGCTACCTCGTCCGCCGCCTCGCCGAGCGCCCCGCGAACCTGCAGTTCTTCGCCCGCTCCTTGATCAGCAAGAAGTAG
- a CDS encoding TIGR03560 family F420-dependent LLM class oxidoreductase — MDFSLWPAASRTWNGVLEGAEYAERTGWHGVWIADHFMQNGDDLTVPVNEALALLAGIAARTSRVRVGSMVLGNTYRHPAVVANAAATIDQIANGRFVLGIGAGWQVNEHEVYGIELPAIGPRLKRFEEACQVIKGLLTQERTTFDGKYYQLTDAPCEPKPAHLPILIGASGEKVALGIVAKYADEWNHWGRPDLAAAKGAVFARHCEENGRDPQTVRRSAQTFLEVVVPGDTEAIERKQRLESNGAHVIMGSAQEVLDVVAQYPAAGIDELLVPDAFLGDGNRRFDALERLREEVLQKL, encoded by the coding sequence ATGGACTTCTCTCTGTGGCCCGCAGCCTCCCGGACCTGGAACGGCGTACTCGAAGGTGCCGAGTACGCCGAACGCACCGGGTGGCACGGCGTTTGGATAGCTGATCACTTCATGCAGAACGGCGACGACCTGACCGTCCCGGTCAACGAGGCTCTCGCGCTGCTGGCCGGCATCGCCGCGCGCACCTCGCGGGTGCGGGTCGGTTCGATGGTGCTCGGCAATACCTATCGGCACCCGGCCGTGGTCGCGAACGCGGCCGCGACGATCGACCAGATCGCGAACGGGCGGTTCGTGCTCGGGATCGGCGCGGGCTGGCAGGTCAACGAGCACGAGGTGTACGGCATCGAGCTGCCGGCGATCGGTCCGCGGCTGAAGCGGTTCGAGGAAGCGTGCCAGGTCATCAAGGGCCTGCTGACGCAGGAGCGGACGACGTTCGACGGGAAGTACTACCAGCTCACCGATGCGCCGTGTGAGCCGAAGCCGGCGCACCTCCCGATCCTGATCGGCGCGTCGGGCGAGAAGGTTGCCCTGGGCATCGTTGCGAAGTACGCCGACGAGTGGAACCACTGGGGCCGGCCGGACCTGGCGGCCGCGAAGGGCGCAGTGTTTGCCCGGCACTGTGAAGAAAACGGCCGGGATCCGCAAACGGTGCGGCGGTCGGCGCAGACGTTCCTGGAGGTCGTCGTACCGGGGGACACCGAGGCGATCGAGCGTAAGCAAAGGCTGGAGAGCAACGGTGCGCACGTGATCATGGGCTCGGCGCAGGAGGTGCTCGACGTGGTCGCGCAGTACCCGGCGGCCGGGATCGACGAGCTGCTCGTGCCGGACGCGTTCCTCGGCGACGGTAACCGCCGCTTCGACGCGCTCGAGCGACTCCGCGAGGAAGTGCTACAGAAGCTCTAG
- a CDS encoding helix-turn-helix domain-containing protein has product MASKKSGGEQPLAEVKFLTVAEVATAMRVSKMTVYRLVHSGELPAVRVGRSFRVSEDAVHDYLKGAFFQAG; this is encoded by the coding sequence ATGGCATCAAAGAAGTCCGGTGGTGAGCAGCCGCTCGCCGAGGTGAAGTTCCTGACCGTGGCGGAAGTCGCCACGGCCATGCGCGTGTCCAAGATGACTGTGTACCGCTTGGTGCACTCCGGAGAGCTCCCCGCGGTGCGGGTAGGTCGTTCGTTCCGGGTGTCGGAGGACGCCGTGCACGACTACCTCAAAGGCGCCTTCTTCCAGGCCGGATAA
- the trpS gene encoding tryptophan--tRNA ligase, producing MTSLSGITPSGRLTLGNHLGALRRFTDPDGFYFVANLHAMTTKHDPRRLAALTREFATLMLAAGVPEGTVFIQSDVPTHAQLAYLLECTSYVGELSRMIQYKEKGNRPMTRASLFTYPCLMAADILLYGAERVPVGGDQDQHVELARDIAIRFNREYGETFVVPQLNKAALATRVKDLANPAAKMSKSAADDAIGTIRLLDPPDVIRRQIMRAVTDSENEVRHDEANKPGVTNLLDILAACTDGDPVELAKSYPSYGALKQDVADAVLAVIDPLQKEYARLTTDPGAIDHLLAQGRDRAIDASTPRLQAATRAMGLAGSTP from the coding sequence ATGACCTCGCTTTCCGGCATCACCCCGTCCGGCCGGCTGACGCTCGGCAACCACCTCGGCGCGCTGCGCCGGTTCACCGATCCGGACGGTTTCTACTTCGTCGCGAACCTGCACGCGATGACGACCAAACACGATCCCCGAAGACTCGCCGCGCTGACCCGTGAGTTCGCGACGCTGATGCTCGCGGCCGGCGTCCCCGAGGGCACGGTCTTCATCCAGTCCGACGTACCCACGCACGCACAGCTCGCGTACCTGCTCGAGTGCACGTCGTACGTCGGCGAGCTGTCGCGGATGATCCAGTACAAGGAGAAGGGCAACCGCCCGATGACGCGGGCGTCGCTGTTCACGTACCCGTGCCTGATGGCCGCGGACATCCTGCTGTACGGCGCGGAGCGGGTCCCGGTCGGCGGCGACCAGGACCAGCATGTCGAGCTCGCGCGGGACATCGCGATCCGCTTCAACCGCGAGTACGGCGAGACGTTCGTCGTACCGCAGCTGAACAAGGCCGCGCTGGCGACCCGGGTCAAGGACCTGGCCAACCCGGCCGCGAAGATGAGCAAGTCCGCCGCCGACGACGCGATCGGAACGATCCGGCTGCTCGACCCGCCGGACGTGATCCGCCGGCAGATCATGCGTGCGGTCACGGACTCGGAGAACGAGGTCCGGCACGACGAGGCGAACAAGCCGGGCGTCACCAATCTGCTCGACATCCTGGCCGCGTGCACCGACGGCGACCCGGTCGAGCTGGCGAAGTCCTATCCGTCGTACGGCGCCCTCAAGCAGGATGTCGCGGACGCTGTCCTCGCGGTGATCGACCCGCTGCAGAAGGAGTACGCGCGGCTGACGACCGACCCGGGAGCGATCGACCACCTGCTCGCGCAAGGCCGCGACCGGGCGATCGACGCGAGCACTCCCCGACTCCAGGCTGCGACGCGAGCTATGGGTTTGGCAGGATCGACTCCATGA
- a CDS encoding amidohydrolase family protein, with the protein MRLLLEGGTVIDTFPEVVVRRGTDVLIEDGRIAAVGPGLSVDAEVIDASERIVLPGFVDTHRHLWQTALRGITVDDGLGTYFERVLGAYGSRFRAEDVAAGNLVGALECLDAGITTVQDYSHVQRTPAHADAALDALERSGIRAVFGYGPSPLGGGAVDAGEMRRIMSRQSDRLGLAVAAIGPSFAPFETVRADWELADSLGVPVVVHISSSSRTPDPITQLRNAGLARPNTLYVHGNNLPDAELKVIAETGAAVSITPTVEARMEMGRPLAGRLRAAGVDFSLGIDVVTTSGGDMFRAMHEVLALGYQAFSAADVLQLATLGGARALGLADVGSLAVGNKADVVLVRSTDINLVGGLHDPVATVVTAAHPGNVDTVLVGGTPVKRHGHLVSTSLDQALGALAESTAYLTARGVRGSQH; encoded by the coding sequence GTGAGGTTGTTGCTCGAGGGTGGGACCGTGATCGACACCTTCCCGGAGGTGGTCGTCCGGCGGGGGACCGACGTACTGATCGAGGACGGTCGGATCGCGGCCGTCGGGCCGGGGTTGTCGGTGGACGCCGAGGTGATCGACGCGAGTGAGCGGATCGTGCTGCCTGGCTTCGTGGACACGCATCGGCATCTGTGGCAGACGGCGCTGCGCGGGATCACGGTCGACGACGGCCTCGGGACCTACTTCGAGCGGGTGCTCGGTGCGTACGGGTCCCGGTTCCGCGCCGAAGATGTTGCGGCAGGCAACCTTGTCGGTGCGCTGGAATGTCTCGATGCCGGCATCACCACGGTGCAGGACTACTCGCATGTGCAGCGCACGCCCGCGCATGCCGACGCGGCTCTGGATGCGTTGGAGCGCAGCGGGATCCGGGCGGTCTTCGGCTACGGCCCCTCGCCGCTCGGCGGTGGTGCTGTCGACGCGGGCGAGATGCGGCGCATCATGTCACGGCAGTCCGACCGGCTCGGCCTTGCTGTGGCCGCGATCGGGCCTTCGTTCGCGCCGTTCGAGACTGTCCGGGCGGACTGGGAGCTCGCGGACTCGTTGGGCGTGCCCGTGGTGGTGCACATCAGCAGCAGTTCTCGGACGCCGGATCCGATCACGCAACTCCGCAACGCCGGCCTGGCGCGGCCGAACACGCTGTACGTGCACGGCAACAACCTGCCTGACGCCGAGTTGAAGGTGATCGCCGAGACCGGTGCGGCCGTGTCGATCACGCCGACGGTCGAGGCGCGGATGGAGATGGGCCGGCCGCTCGCCGGTCGGCTCCGCGCGGCCGGGGTCGACTTCAGTCTCGGGATCGACGTCGTGACCACCTCGGGCGGAGACATGTTCCGCGCGATGCACGAGGTGCTTGCCCTTGGTTACCAGGCGTTCTCCGCCGCGGACGTGCTGCAGCTGGCGACGCTCGGTGGTGCTCGCGCGCTCGGGCTGGCCGATGTCGGGTCGCTTGCTGTTGGCAACAAGGCCGATGTCGTCCTGGTGCGCAGTACGGACATCAATCTGGTCGGCGGGCTGCATGATCCGGTCGCGACGGTGGTGACCGCAGCGCATCCCGGCAACGTGGACACGGTCCTCGTCGGAGGTACGCCGGTGAAGCGCCACGGTCACCTGGTCAGTACGTCGTTGGATCAGGCGCTCGGCGCGCTGGCCGAGTCGACGGCGTACCTCACCGCTCGAGGAGTGCGCGGATCGCAGCACTGA
- a CDS encoding endonuclease/exonuclease/phosphatase family protein produces the protein MKLRAATFNIRNSSAPDGDNAWPVRRKATVAAIEHLDADVVGLQEVLPDQLEYLRWRFPKYEIVGAGRDDGMSAGEHSVVLVRPGDWRIEKHETRWLSDDPSTPGSVGWDADLTRIATLVWLRHRNGTTVGVVNTHYDHAGEVAQLQSSRLIARWISGSLPWIVMGDLNATPDSPPVKSLVESGLSLAVPLEAGGSWHDFSGVVDDDRIDHILVTPTWTVTDAAVSHYRPDGRVPSDHWPVVATLELL, from the coding sequence ATGAAGCTCCGTGCCGCCACCTTCAACATCCGCAACTCCTCCGCACCGGACGGCGACAACGCCTGGCCGGTACGGCGGAAAGCGACCGTGGCGGCGATCGAGCACCTGGACGCGGACGTGGTCGGGCTGCAGGAAGTGCTGCCCGACCAGCTCGAGTACCTGCGCTGGCGGTTCCCGAAGTACGAGATCGTCGGCGCCGGCCGGGACGACGGGATGAGTGCGGGCGAGCACTCCGTGGTCCTGGTCCGGCCCGGCGACTGGCGGATCGAGAAGCACGAGACCCGCTGGCTGTCCGACGATCCGAGCACGCCGGGATCGGTCGGCTGGGACGCGGACCTGACCCGGATCGCGACCCTGGTCTGGCTGCGGCACCGCAACGGTACGACGGTCGGCGTCGTGAACACGCACTACGACCATGCCGGCGAGGTCGCGCAACTGCAGTCGTCGCGGCTGATCGCCCGCTGGATCAGTGGATCGCTGCCGTGGATCGTGATGGGCGACCTCAACGCCACGCCTGACTCGCCGCCGGTGAAGTCGCTGGTCGAGTCCGGCCTGTCCCTCGCCGTACCGCTCGAAGCCGGTGGCAGCTGGCACGACTTCAGCGGCGTGGTGGACGACGACCGCATCGACCACATCCTCGTCACGCCGACGTGGACGGTGACCGACGCGGCCGTCTCGCACTACCGCCCGGACGGGCGCGTACCCAGCGACCACTGGCCCGTGGTCGCGACGCTAGAGCTTCTGTAG
- a CDS encoding DUF695 domain-containing protein encodes MPIFKRRRRNAVEADPIGAFWSWWSASGAAAVADAIARRQPTDVNVELNERISRINPDLEWELGPGLHASHVLIVTAAGNPAQRAVARRWLRAAPPSDQTWEYADLRRPGPAVTIQFDGLPPVATDESVVSIEPDSASVHVGVHHPVFASLSVDAQRRVTFLILDLVLGEEMVETWVGAIDTLPAPPDDAVPIESLLPAVAGFAAEHTLEDGSPAWKMLEGTRDGQRVIATAEYPLRSIRRPHLDTHVAVAIHYPVVREDGLPESEMLDELRAFEDHLTDRLGGSGNLLAHETSGGTRVLHYYTDGTTPADAQLQAATTGWPHGKVTLTVEPDPAWHNVAHLSG; translated from the coding sequence ATGCCCATCTTCAAGCGTCGTCGCCGGAACGCCGTGGAGGCCGATCCGATCGGCGCGTTCTGGTCCTGGTGGTCCGCCTCGGGCGCCGCAGCCGTAGCCGACGCGATCGCCCGCCGGCAGCCGACCGACGTGAACGTGGAGCTGAACGAGCGGATCTCCCGGATCAACCCCGACCTGGAGTGGGAGCTAGGGCCCGGGCTGCACGCGTCGCATGTGCTGATCGTCACCGCCGCGGGGAACCCGGCTCAACGCGCGGTCGCTCGACGCTGGCTGCGGGCCGCCCCGCCGTCCGACCAGACCTGGGAGTACGCCGATCTGCGCCGGCCGGGGCCCGCGGTGACGATCCAGTTCGACGGGCTGCCTCCGGTTGCGACCGACGAGTCGGTGGTGTCGATCGAGCCGGACAGTGCGTCGGTGCATGTCGGCGTCCATCATCCGGTTTTTGCGTCGCTGTCGGTGGACGCACAGCGGCGGGTGACGTTCCTGATCCTGGACCTGGTGCTGGGCGAGGAGATGGTGGAGACGTGGGTGGGGGCGATCGACACGTTGCCCGCGCCGCCGGATGACGCCGTACCGATTGAGTCTTTGCTGCCTGCGGTGGCTGGGTTTGCTGCTGAGCACACGTTGGAGGACGGGAGTCCGGCGTGGAAGATGCTGGAGGGGACACGGGACGGGCAGCGGGTGATCGCGACGGCGGAGTACCCGTTGCGGTCGATCCGGCGGCCGCATCTGGATACGCATGTGGCGGTGGCGATCCACTATCCGGTGGTGCGCGAGGACGGGCTGCCTGAGTCGGAGATGCTGGATGAGCTGCGGGCCTTCGAGGACCACCTCACCGACCGACTAGGTGGCTCCGGCAACCTTCTGGCCCACGAGACGTCCGGCGGCACCCGCGTCCTGCACTACTACACCGACGGCACCACCCCCGCCGACGCCCAACTCCAAGCCGCCACCACCGGCTGGCCCCACGGCAAGGTAACCCTGACCGTCGAGCCCGACCCCGCGTGGCACAACGTCGCGCACCTGTCGGGCTGA
- a CDS encoding DUF2255 family protein — translation MSSWSAEELDALDRIEEIRVAGRRQDGSLRTLTIVWHVVVDGGLYVRSVRGAEGAWYKGVLHHHEGAISWDGETREVTYIADSSVDDQLDGAYYKKYGNGPDTDAIVNSKAKPTTLRIEPR, via the coding sequence ATGAGTAGTTGGTCTGCGGAAGAACTGGATGCCCTGGATCGGATCGAGGAGATCCGCGTCGCCGGCCGCCGCCAGGACGGATCGCTCCGCACGCTCACGATCGTGTGGCACGTGGTCGTCGACGGAGGCCTCTACGTGCGCTCGGTGCGCGGTGCCGAAGGCGCTTGGTACAAGGGCGTGCTCCACCACCACGAGGGCGCGATCTCGTGGGACGGCGAGACGCGCGAGGTCACCTACATCGCCGACAGCTCAGTCGACGACCAACTCGACGGGGCGTACTACAAGAAATACGGCAACGGCCCGGACACCGACGCAATCGTCAACAGCAAAGCCAAACCGACAACCCTCCGCATCGAGCCCAGGTAG
- a CDS encoding MarR family winged helix-turn-helix transcriptional regulator: MNDDPVDQLIASWQQELPEVLHPTSELAKRIMVLAGELNESTRRVLRDLGLTTAEFDVIVSLRRGGTPYRQKPSDLSRSLLLSSGGTSNVTNQLVRRGLVTREPDPDDGRGTQIRLTPEGISLAEQAVKASSAAHHELWADLPDETVAQAAKALRALFRP; this comes from the coding sequence GTGAACGACGACCCGGTGGACCAGCTGATCGCGTCCTGGCAGCAGGAACTGCCCGAGGTCCTGCACCCGACCAGCGAGCTGGCCAAGCGGATCATGGTGCTGGCCGGCGAGCTGAACGAGTCGACCCGGCGCGTACTGCGCGACCTCGGCCTGACCACCGCGGAGTTCGACGTGATCGTCTCGCTGCGCCGGGGCGGCACGCCGTACCGGCAGAAGCCGTCCGACCTGAGCCGGAGCCTCCTGCTGTCCTCGGGCGGCACCAGCAACGTCACCAACCAGCTGGTACGCCGGGGCCTCGTCACCCGCGAACCGGACCCGGACGACGGACGCGGCACACAGATCCGCCTGACTCCGGAAGGGATCAGCCTCGCGGAGCAGGCGGTGAAGGCGAGCTCGGCCGCGCACCACGAACTCTGGGCGGACCTGCCGGACGAGACCGTCGCTCAGGCGGCCAAGGCGCTGCGAGCACTCTTCAGACCATGA
- a CDS encoding TIGR03618 family F420-dependent PPOX class oxidoreductase, translated as MSILPDSTHRLFEEPKDVTIITIDPDGSPQASLVWVERDGDDLLLGLQAPHRKTRNLFRDPRVTLLIQDDQTSARGITQYLVVRGTAKLLGPGIPAEYKALMDRETQRYLGLPEFPFGDGIWDTGVIARVTVERVAGEGPWSVR; from the coding sequence ATGAGCATCCTCCCCGACAGCACGCACCGGCTCTTCGAAGAGCCCAAGGACGTCACGATCATCACCATCGATCCGGACGGGTCGCCGCAGGCCTCGCTGGTGTGGGTCGAGCGCGACGGCGACGACCTCCTGTTGGGTCTCCAGGCGCCGCACCGCAAGACCCGCAACCTGTTCCGGGATCCACGGGTGACGCTGCTGATCCAGGACGACCAGACGAGCGCGCGAGGCATCACGCAATACCTCGTTGTGCGAGGCACCGCGAAGCTCCTGGGCCCCGGCATCCCGGCCGAGTACAAGGCGTTGATGGATCGCGAGACCCAGCGCTACCTCGGCCTGCCGGAGTTCCCGTTCGGCGACGGGATCTGGGATACCGGCGTGATCGCGCGGGTGACCGTGGAGCGGGTCGCCGGCGAAGGACCGTGGAGCGTCAGATGA
- a CDS encoding winged helix-turn-helix transcriptional regulator, with translation MYGVEPGDIFLADCPARLAVEVIADKWAVVVLWGLNDHPRRHSELVELIGGISKKVLTQTLRRLQTNGLVTRTDHGGVPPRVEYDLTELGRTLMGPIRMLTEWAEQNGDAVLAAQEGG, from the coding sequence GTGTACGGTGTGGAACCCGGCGACATCTTCCTGGCCGACTGCCCGGCGCGGTTGGCGGTCGAGGTGATCGCGGACAAGTGGGCGGTCGTCGTCCTCTGGGGCCTCAACGACCATCCGCGGCGGCACTCCGAGCTGGTCGAGCTGATCGGCGGTATCTCGAAGAAGGTGCTGACCCAGACCTTGCGCCGCCTGCAGACCAACGGCCTGGTCACCCGCACCGATCACGGCGGCGTACCGCCCCGCGTGGAGTACGACCTGACCGAGCTGGGGCGCACGCTGATGGGCCCGATCCGGATGCTCACAGAGTGGGCAGAACAGAACGGAGACGCGGTCCTCGCGGCCCAAGAGGGAGGATGA
- a CDS encoding acetoin utilization protein AcuC, whose amino-acid sequence MSGEAMLVFDEGLTAYDFGRGHPMSPIRVELTIKLARALGVLDELKVVPAPTADDALLETVHTPEYVAAVKSAGDHPDEADPVHGLGTSDTYCFPRMHEVSAQIVGASVEAARAVWEGDVLHAANIAGGLHHAMPNQASGFCVYNDPAIAIQWLLDHGAERVAYVDVDVHHGDGVQAVFYDDPRVLTVSLHESPTTLFPGTGSPGETGGPGAEGTAVNVALPPGTGDAGWLRAFHAIVPEVVKAFRPSVLVTQHGCDSHVEDPLAHLTKTIDGQRAAYAALHDLAHEVADGKWVATGGGGYAIIDVVPRAWTHLLAIVAGNPIDPLTPVPEGWREEVQIRFGRVAPMRMTDGQDAKYVDWSTGYNPNTWLDRSIKATRDASFPLLGLDTTY is encoded by the coding sequence ATGAGCGGTGAGGCGATGCTGGTCTTCGACGAGGGGCTGACGGCGTACGACTTCGGCCGTGGGCACCCGATGAGTCCGATCCGGGTCGAGCTGACGATCAAGCTCGCGCGGGCGCTCGGCGTCCTCGACGAGCTGAAGGTCGTGCCCGCGCCGACGGCGGACGATGCGCTGCTCGAGACCGTGCACACCCCGGAGTACGTCGCCGCGGTGAAGAGCGCCGGGGATCACCCCGACGAGGCCGATCCCGTGCACGGCCTCGGCACCTCCGACACGTACTGCTTCCCACGGATGCACGAGGTCTCGGCACAGATCGTCGGCGCCTCGGTCGAGGCGGCGCGGGCGGTCTGGGAGGGCGACGTACTGCACGCCGCGAACATCGCCGGCGGTCTGCATCACGCGATGCCCAACCAGGCCAGCGGTTTCTGTGTGTACAACGACCCGGCGATCGCGATCCAGTGGCTGCTCGACCACGGCGCCGAGCGGGTCGCGTACGTCGACGTGGACGTGCATCACGGTGACGGCGTACAGGCCGTGTTCTACGACGATCCGCGGGTGCTGACCGTCAGCCTGCACGAGTCGCCGACCACGCTCTTCCCAGGGACGGGCAGCCCGGGCGAGACCGGTGGACCGGGAGCCGAGGGTACGGCGGTCAACGTCGCGCTGCCGCCGGGGACCGGGGATGCGGGCTGGTTGCGGGCGTTCCATGCGATCGTCCCGGAGGTGGTGAAGGCGTTCCGGCCGAGCGTGCTGGTGACGCAGCACGGGTGCGATTCGCACGTCGAGGATCCGCTGGCCCATCTGACGAAGACGATCGACGGACAGCGGGCGGCGTACGCAGCGTTGCACGACCTCGCACACGAGGTGGCGGACGGGAAATGGGTCGCGACCGGCGGCGGTGGCTACGCGATCATCGACGTCGTGCCGCGGGCCTGGACGCATCTGCTGGCGATCGTCGCGGGTAACCCGATCGACCCGCTGACGCCGGTGCCGGAGGGGTGGCGCGAGGAGGTCCAGATCCGGTTCGGCCGGGTGGCCCCGATGCGGATGACCGACGGCCAGGATGCGAAGTACGTGGACTGGTCGACGGGCTACAACCCGAACACCTGGCTCGACCGCTCGATCAAGGCGACCCGCGACGCGAGCTTCCCTTTGTTAGGTCTTGATACAACCTATTGA
- the proC gene encoding pyrroline-5-carboxylate reductase: MSAKVAVLGAGVMGETLLSGLIRAGRRPEDLLITERREERAAELRERYGVDVVSNLDAAKQADTLVLVVKPQDMPDLLAEIAPAVQPTQTVISLAAGITTKFVESRLPEGVAVVRVMPNTPALVDEGMAAISRGAHCDESHLELAESLLAATGRVVRVPEKQQDAVTAISGSGPAYIFFVVESMIEAGVHMGLPRGTATDLVVQTVVGSAKLLRETGEHPTVLRERVTSPGGTTAAAVRELEDHKVRAAFLSAIEAARNRSRDLAAE, from the coding sequence ATGAGTGCAAAGGTGGCCGTTCTCGGGGCCGGAGTGATGGGGGAGACGTTGCTGTCCGGGCTGATTCGGGCCGGGCGGCGACCGGAGGACCTCCTGATCACGGAACGCCGGGAGGAGCGCGCCGCCGAGCTGCGGGAGCGGTACGGCGTTGACGTCGTCTCCAACCTGGACGCGGCGAAGCAGGCGGACACGCTCGTCCTGGTGGTCAAGCCGCAGGACATGCCGGACCTGCTCGCCGAGATCGCGCCCGCGGTCCAGCCGACCCAGACCGTGATCTCGCTGGCCGCCGGTATCACCACCAAGTTCGTCGAGTCCCGCCTGCCCGAAGGTGTCGCCGTCGTCCGGGTCATGCCGAACACGCCCGCCCTGGTCGACGAGGGCATGGCGGCGATCTCCCGCGGCGCGCACTGCGACGAGAGCCACCTCGAGCTGGCCGAGAGCCTGCTGGCCGCGACCGGTCGCGTCGTCCGGGTCCCGGAGAAGCAGCAGGACGCGGTCACCGCGATCTCCGGCTCGGGTCCGGCGTACATCTTCTTCGTGGTGGAGTCGATGATCGAGGCCGGCGTCCACATGGGGCTCCCACGCGGTACGGCGACCGACCTCGTCGTCCAGACCGTGGTCGGCTCGGCGAAGCTGCTCCGCGAGACCGGCGAGCACCCGACCGTACTGCGGGAGCGCGTCACGTCCCCGGGCGGTACGACGGCCGCCGCCGTCCGCGAACTGGAGGACCACAAGGTGCGTGCTGCGTTCCTCTCGGCGATCGAGGCCGCACGCAACCGTTCCCGCGACCTGGCCGCCGAATAA
- a CDS encoding SigE family RNA polymerase sigma factor — protein MAERDREFAEFVEGASASLRRTAFLVVGDRHRADDVVQDALYKLYLAWPKVRRVGNPLAYARRMVVNAAHDGGRRPWRREVAIADVPDQVDHEDFAAGHADRDEVLEALRSLGPRQRACVVLRYYEDLSVEQTAEILGCTTGTVKSQAARGLDTLRRAIDRRRTSRAL, from the coding sequence ATGGCGGAGCGGGATCGGGAGTTTGCCGAGTTCGTCGAAGGGGCCAGTGCCTCGTTGCGGCGTACTGCGTTTCTGGTGGTGGGTGATCGGCATCGGGCCGATGACGTCGTCCAGGACGCGCTCTACAAGCTGTACCTTGCCTGGCCGAAAGTGCGGCGGGTGGGGAATCCGCTCGCTTATGCCCGCCGGATGGTGGTCAATGCCGCGCATGACGGCGGGCGGCGGCCGTGGCGGCGGGAGGTTGCGATTGCCGACGTACCGGATCAGGTCGATCACGAGGATTTCGCGGCGGGGCACGCCGACCGGGACGAAGTACTCGAGGCGTTGCGATCGCTCGGGCCGCGGCAGCGGGCCTGCGTCGTACTGCGGTACTACGAGGACCTGTCCGTCGAGCAGACCGCGGAGATCCTCGGCTGTACGACGGGCACCGTGAAAAGCCAGGCAGCACGTGGTCTCGACACTCTCCGACGAGCCATCGACCGACGGCGGACGAGCCGGGCGCTGTGA